One Fictibacillus halophilus genomic window, AGACTTGTTAGAACGAGATAAAGTAGAGAGTGATATTCCTCGGTTATCGGTCGATCAAGTAGAGATTACGTCTAAAAAGGGGAAAACTTTTACATATCCAATAGGTATGTATGAAGGCGAAGGGGCGATCGGTGGTGTTGTGTACAAACATAAATTGTACCGGTCTATGATGATACATGCGCAATACGATAACATTGAAACGGAAGAAGAATGGAAGGAGGTCTTTAGCAGTGAGACGCTAAAGCTCGTTAACCCAACATTCACTTCGAACAAAGGAAAGACGAAAATCGATAACTTAACTTTTAAAGTCAAGCCTCATAATGTCTTTGAAGTACCGCCTGTTCTGGCTACAGAGACGATTGACAAATCCTTAGAGCTTTTCAATGACAAAAAGATTCATTTAAATGAGTTCGAAGTTTATCAAATGGGATCTAGAATCAAGTTGGATTCAAAGGTTGCTATGGATCTTGTTTCTTTATGGGGGACGATTGAAAATAATAATGATCAGAGTCATTTCACATTAAATACTGATATCTCAGGAAATGAAGAATCAGGCTACTATTTGGAAACATACTCCGCTTTAGATGAACTTCTAAATATGAACGCTTCAGATCATTTGAAATTGTCGTTTTCACACTCCATTCATAGAACGGACAAATCTTATTCGTTTTCAGTATCTAAACAAGATTTAGAGCAATTTGCGAGCAATCCTGAAAAAGATATTAAAAGGAATGAAGTAATCGCTGACGACACTGATTTTAAAGTTATTTACAAAGGGATCGAAAATGATGTTTCAAACGTTGAAAAAGGAATTCGGTTTTCTATTGATAACAAAGTAGAAAATGTAGGACAAGAAGACTATTTTCATTTTCAACCAAACTATAATGAGGATGAGGTTCAACAAGAAGAACGTTTTATGAATAACCTCGTTATGATCAAAAATTCAACAGGAAAAACACTGCAAAATTTCGATGTGATGCAAACATACGACAGTGAACAGTCTGGTTTTTTATTATTCTTTCACGAAGGACTTCCTAACGATGATCTCACCATCACACTATCAAAATTAACAAAAATCTATCCTCTAAAAGAAAAGATAGAAGTTCCTTTGAAACTTCCTACAGCCAAATGATAAATCGTAGAAAAAGACTGCCGAAAATTTTTAGCGGCAGTCTTTTTTTCTATGCTCTAGGATTGCTTTGAGCACGTTTGATATACATCTCTTCTTCTCCAACAATTCCACATGCTCCGCACTGAATCAATCGTTCTGAGCCTTTGTACGGGAGATGGAACATATCTAACTCACCATCTTCATACTGTTGAACAACATCACCAGTTGATGGATCTAGCTTAACAGCTACAGGATTTTGTTCGATCACGTTAAAACGCGTTCTGTTCGTCTTGCAGTTTGGACATAAATAAGGATTTGCCATTTATCGAAACCCTCCTTTTTAGTCTTAAGTTAACCAATCAAGGAAAAATTATGTAAGTTATAATTTTATTTCATTTAGCCATAGTAAGAAAAAGGAGGGATACGATATGGGTAAACAGAAAAAAGCTAATGCTAATGCACAGCGCAATAACAACGTGAAAGAAAATGGTGCAGAAAACCAAACCGAATTTGCGTCTTATGCAGAGATGGAAGTTGAAAAGATGCATCACGGCAAAAAAACAAAATGATTTTACTTCTTAAGTAACTGGTAGTATAATAAAAATCTGCGATGTTCGTGGCTTTTCCATGTCTTTAACCTATGTGCTAATGACGGGAATCCAATATGATCTGTCAGACAGCCAAGCCTTGCATTCGACTTGGAAGGCTGTAACGGCAGCTGCGGATACCCACCTGAGAGATCAGGTTCCAAAGGCATATAAAGTCACGGCAGAGCGGATTTTACTTAAACGACAACAAGCGTATTTTACATCACATGTAAAATGCGCTTTTTTCATAACATATTTCTACCGGGGGATAAAAGAAGATGGAAAAGAAAGAAGTATTACTCTTAATAGATGGATTCAATCTGCTGAGCAGATGTTATTTTGCAACAGCTTATGGAAAAGAAATGCATGATCTGCCTCGAAATTCGAAAGGACAGTTTACGAATGCAATTCGCGTAACCATTCAGAAATTGCTTATGCTCGTACGAGATCATGAGCCTTCTCACATTGTAGTTGCTTGGGATGTTAAACGTGATGAAACACTGAGAAGAGAAAAATTCGCTGAGTATAAGGGTACAAGAAACGAATTACCTGAACCGCTAATTCAGCAGTTCGAGACACTCGTTCAACTATTTGATAACATCGGAATCACGCAGCTTACAATTCCAAGATATGAAGCGGATGATATCATCGGAACACTCGCACATCGCTGGCGAAACGAAAGAGACGGAGAGTGTATCATCTATAGCAACGACCGCGATCTTTTGCAGCTTCTATGCGAAAAAACTTCACAGCTTATTTCAGTAAAAAGAGATGAGTTAAAGTATACGTTGAATCATTTTCAAGAAGAGTACGGAATCACACCTGCTCAGTGGATTGATGTGAAAGCCTTGTTAGGTGATAAGAGTGATAATATTCCTGGGGTAGCAGGAGTTGGCGATAAAGCGGCACTTCCACTCATCCAGCAATACGGTGCAGTAGAATCCATCTATGAAAATTTTGAGAATCTAGATCCTAGATACAAGAGGTACTTGAAAAAACTTGAAGCAGGGCGCGAGATGGCTGTTCTTAGTAAAGATTTATGTACGATTTTTACAGATGTTCCTGATGTAGTCGACAGAGACTTAGAAGAATGCCGATATATTTTAGACAAACAGATGGTTCGAAACGCGTTAGAAGAATTAGAGATTCAAATAAGAGTGGGTTAAGTAAGATCCCACTCTTTTAGTTTGCGTTTTATGAAATTTTTATTGAACTTAATTTCAGACAAAACCATGCCAAGTAATATCAATCCGCAACCTAGTAATGATTTTAAACCTAGTCGTTCATGAAGCAAGATGTAAGCAGTAAGTGCAGCAAAAACAGGTTCCATAGCAAAAATTAATGCAACTCTTGCAGGCGTTGTGAACGATTGAAAATGTGTTTGAGCCAAAAAAGCTAGCGCCGTTGCAAAAAAAGATGTGATCAAGAGTGCACTGATTACTTCTGGTTGCAGAACCATTTTTACTGTGAACATCTGTTGCCAGTCCTCTATTATGAATGCAGTTATGAAACTAAATGAGGCAACGGTCAACAGTTGGATAACAGTTAAACAGATAGCGTTGTAGGACGAAGAAAACTTACCTGTGAACACGATATGAAGAGCAAATGAAATGGCGCATAATAGTACATAACCATCACCGACGTTCAGAGAAAGATTGTTGTGAATCGTTAGTAAGTATAAACCGATTACAGCTAATAAAGAACTAATACCTACTTGCCAATTCAGTTTGTTCTTTAACAATAAATAACTGAACAAAGGCACTAAGACGACACTCAATCCTGTAATGAACCCAGCTTTTGAAGAAGTTGTGTATAATAATCCGACAGTTTGAAATCCATACCCTAAGAATAACCAAAAACCAAGTGTTATACCGCTACTCCAAATTTTTTTGTTTGTAAAATGGCTGAGTGAAGAACGGTTAAACAAAAATATAATTAGCAATAATGTTAAGGCTGCAATAGTAAAACGCACACTGTTGAACGAATAAGGTTCTAAAAAGGCGATTGCTTTTTGGACGATAACGAAAGTCGAACCCCAGATTAAAGCTACAAGGAGTAAATTGAAGTCAGCAAACCAAGGCTTCTTAAACATCAGTAGGTCTCTTGTTTAGTTGAATGGCTTGCCGAGCAAGTTCATCAGCTATCTTATTTTGTTTTGATGGAATCCACTTAATAAAAAATAGATCTAGTTGCTCTGTAAGATGTAAAGCTTCTTCTAGAAGTGTTGTGTAACGTTTATCTTTTGCATATCTTTTATCCACGGCGCTTTCAACCGCTTGAGAATCTGTACGGAACGAAACGATTCTCCAATTGTTTTCAATACATAATTCCAATCCATGAATAAGAGCTCTAAATTCCGCTTCATGGTTACTCATCGTGCCGATCGGAAAGCGATACGAATGTGTAGTGCCGTTTCCAACTTTCACATACACGCCAGCTCCTGAAAGTCCAGGATCACCAGCACTTGCACCATCGATGTATATCTCTATCAATTGCGTCTCTCCTCTATATGAATATATTCGTATTATAAAGGACTTTATAAAAAACAAAAAGGAGATTACTATGAACTTCTCAATAGAGTATATGTACAAACATCCAAAATCACCATTAAAGGTTCGATTTGTATCTGATCCTATGTCGTTAGCAGAGGCACTTTTTACGGCAACTGATATAGAGAAGACTGGAAGAGTATCTGAGATGATCTTTATCGATACGAAAGGTGTGACGTGGACGAAGAAAGAGCTGACTAAATTAACCCAAGTGAAAAAAGAAGAACCAAAAGATATTTCCATTTATTTTGATGGAGGTTTCAAGTCAGAGACGGGAACAAGTGGTCAAGGTATTATTATTCATTTCTCTCAAAACGATATAACCTATCGTATTAAAAAGAACGCGAGTCTAACCAATATTGAATCAAATAATGAATCAGAGTATGCTGCATTGTGGATTGCTGTAAAAGAACTTGAAGAACTTGGAGTCCAATATGAAGAAGTTAGAATTCAAGGAGATTCAAAGGTTGTCATCGAGCAGCTCAAAGGTGAATGGCCTTGTTATGAAAGTAACCTCCAGAACTGGGCAGACAAAATCGAAACACTATTTAAGAAACTTCAGATCGAACCTGTTTATCAATGGGTGGCTAGAAACAAGAACAAAGATGCCGATCATCTCGTAACACAAGCATTAAACGGAAAAATCATAAAGGCGAAGAAAGAAGTCATTGATAATTCCTGAATATAACTGGTACAATTTACTAGAATCTTTTGATTTTGGGGTTGAGGTAGACATGAATGAGAACGTTCTAGACGACTATATATCATTATTAGCTTCAAAAGGCTTCCGTCTTAGTGATGGAGACCTTCACTTTGTGGATTTCGGAAGACATTACACGGACGCAAGTGAACCTCAAGTGAAAATCGCTTTAGAAGTTACATTAATTAAACAATTATCTTTTGATGGAAGTTACTTTATAGCCATATTAGAGTCTTTAGTTAGCGAAAATATCACCTCAAAGAAAAAAGCGTATGAACTACTAGATCGGCTACAAACCAACAACGAAAGAAAACAAACTTGTACAGTGGGGTAAGTATGAAAGAACAAATGATGAAACAGACAGAGAAGTTTGTAAAAGATAAGTTAAGAAATGAGAGCAGTGGTCATGATTGGTATCACATCTATCGTGTTAAAAATCTAGCTCTGAACATTGCAGAAAAAGAAAATGCAGACCATTTTGTTTGTGTGATGGCTGCACTTTTACATGACATAGCTGACGAAAAAATTGCTGGAACGGAAGAAGAAGGTCTAAAAGAAGTGAAACAATGGTTAGAATCCATTTCTGTGGAAAAATCATACATCACGCACATTTTGTCTATCATCTCTACGATGTCATTTAAAGGCGGTAACGGGAAAGAGATGGACTCTATTGAGGGTAAGGTCGTACAGGACGCAGATCGCTTAGACGCGATTGGAGCTATAGGAATCGGAAGAACATTCGCGTATTCCGGAGCGAAGGGGCAATTGATGTATGATCCTGAGATTCCCGTTCGAGAAACGATGACAAAAGAGCAATATCGTAATGAAAGAAGTACAGCTATTAATCACTTTTACGAGAAATTATTAAAATTAAAGCATGGGATGAATACACCTTATGCAAAAAAACTAGCAGATGACCGGCATGCGTTTCTAGAGAACTTCCTAGAGCAATTTTTTGAGGAGTGGGAAGGCAGAAAGTGAGTAAGTAGTATGGACGAGAAGCAGATTCTCTCATGTAATTTCAAGCTGAATAATCCGCATTAAAAAAAGGCCAAAATAATGGCCTTTTTTAGTTAGAATCTAAACTAAAGAATGTTGCTTTTGAATGTTTATTTTTCTCTTCCTATGCAAGTTGATTGAAGCGTAAGATTGCCGACTCCTATTGGACGAGCGGAAGGTCTGAAAAGTGAAAGTGGCACGTTCAGCCCCGACAAGCAAAAGTTGGATGGGCGAGGAAGGCGCACTTTGCCTTCTTGACCGTTAAACTTTTGATCTCAAGGGGCTTGCCACTGCAACTAGACAGGTGGAGACTCCTAATGGTGCAAAGCGGCAGGAGACTCACCGTTCGCCCCATGGAAAGCGAGCTAGTGTGAGCGGAAATCAACTACTTTCATAGAGCATCCATAATATAAGAAAACAGCCTTTAATTTATTTTTAACACTCTTCTGCTGGTCGAGGTCCTGCGTCTAATCCTTCTGATGTTACAGTAAGAACAGGGTTGATCGATGCATCTTTACTCACACAAATCTGGCATGATAATCTTACATTTCCTGATAGACCCTTCGTGGCGATAATATTAGCTTCATTTTCTCCGATCGGTCCTAAGTCTCCTGACAATACTTCCACTCGGCATGTTGTACATTTCGCTTTGCCTCCACAGCGGTGAAGGATATCAATTCCATTGTCTTCAAGTGCATTTACAAGTTTTTTGCCATTCTCAATCTCATATGTACCAAATCCACGCACATCAATTCTTGCCATTTTACCTGCCTCCTTAAGATGAACACTTAGTATTTCTTTCCATTCTTATTATACGATAACCTCTTACCAAGTAAACTACATGATTAAAAGTTGTAATAGAAAAACTAATCGCATCACATACTTGTTTCATATACAATAGAGGGTGGAGTCAATTACATATGATGGAGGGTTAAATCAACATGCTAGAAAAGGTTACGTTCAAGAGTGATATCGAGATTGCCCAATCAGCGAAAATGCTGCGAATCGAAGAAATTGTAGGACAACTAGGAATTGAAGAAGATGATTGGGAGCCTTATGGAAGATACAAAGGAAAGCTATCATTAGATCTGTTTCAAAAGCTTCAGAATGTTGAAGATGGAAAAATAGTCTTAGTAACAGCAATTAGTCCAACACCGGCAGGAGAAGGCAAGTCGACGGTAACCGTGGGACTTGGACAAGCACTCAACCGTGTTGGAAAGAAAACGATTATCGCTTTACGTGAACCATCACTTGGCCCTAGCATGGGTATTAAAGGTGGTGCAGCAGGTGGAGGATACTCTCAAGTGATGCCGATGGAAGATATTAATCTTCACTTTACAGGAGACCTGCATGCCATTACGACTGCTAATAACGCATTAGCAGCATTGATTGATAACCATATACACCAAGGAAATGAATTGAACATAGATCCACGCCGAATCGTTTGGAAGCGTGCATTAGATATGAATGATCGAGCATTAAGAAAGATCGTTATCGGCTTAGGCGGACCCGTTCAAGGTGTTCCCCGAGAGGACGGATTCGATATTACAGTAGCGTCAGAAGTGATGGCGATCTTCTGTTTGGCAAACGATCTAGAAGATTTGAAAATGAGACTTTCAAGGATGGTAGTCGCGTTTAATTACGACAATCAGCCCGTAACAGCAGGACATCTGAATGCTCATGGTGCTCTTACATTACTTTTAAAAGATGCGATTCGACCGAATATCGTACAAACATTGGAAAATACGCCAGCACTTGTTCATGGTGGGCCGTTCGCAAACATTGCTCATGGCTGTAACAGTGTTATCGCGACAAAATTGGCATCTAAACTCGGTGAGATGGTGGTTACAGAAGCTGGATTCGGTGCTGATCTTGGAGCGGAGAAGTTCTTAGATATTAAAGCGAGATATGCTGGTATCAATCCAAGCGCAGTTGTTATTGTTGCTACTGTAAGAGCGCTTAAGATGCATGGCGGTCTTGCAAAAGAATATTTGAAGAACCCTGACTTAGAAGCTCTGCAAAAAGGAATGCCTAACCTTGAGAAGCATTTAGAAACGTTGAAAGAATTTGGGGTTCCTGTTGTTGTAGCTATCAACAAATTTGTGACCGATACAGACGAAGAGGTTGCTTTCATAAAAGATTGGTGCAATAGAAAAGGTGTTGCTGCCGAAGAAGCTGATGTTTGGGCTAAA contains:
- a CDS encoding reverse transcriptase-like protein — encoded protein: MIEIYIDGASAGDPGLSGAGVYVKVGNGTTHSYRFPIGTMSNHEAEFRALIHGLELCIENNWRIVSFRTDSQAVESAVDKRYAKDKRYTTLLEEALHLTEQLDLFFIKWIPSKQNKIADELARQAIQLNKRPTDV
- a CDS encoding formate--tetrahydrofolate ligase, which gives rise to MLEKVTFKSDIEIAQSAKMLRIEEIVGQLGIEEDDWEPYGRYKGKLSLDLFQKLQNVEDGKIVLVTAISPTPAGEGKSTVTVGLGQALNRVGKKTIIALREPSLGPSMGIKGGAAGGGYSQVMPMEDINLHFTGDLHAITTANNALAALIDNHIHQGNELNIDPRRIVWKRALDMNDRALRKIVIGLGGPVQGVPREDGFDITVASEVMAIFCLANDLEDLKMRLSRMVVAFNYDNQPVTAGHLNAHGALTLLLKDAIRPNIVQTLENTPALVHGGPFANIAHGCNSVIATKLASKLGEMVVTEAGFGADLGAEKFLDIKARYAGINPSAVVIVATVRALKMHGGLAKEYLKNPDLEALQKGMPNLEKHLETLKEFGVPVVVAINKFVTDTDEEVAFIKDWCNRKGVAAEEADVWAKGGQGGEALANRVLETIETEENNYKPLYELNVSLQEKIETICKKVYGAGEVQFSPKAVKQMKQYTDFGWDQLPVCMAKTQYSFSDDPKKLGRPENFTITIRELKPSIGAGFIVALTGDVMTMPGLPKVPAANNMDVSEDGKAVGLF
- a CDS encoding DNA alkylation repair protein yields the protein MANPYLCPNCKTNRTRFNVIEQNPVAVKLDPSTGDVVQQYEDGELDMFHLPYKGSERLIQCGACGIVGEEEMYIKRAQSNPRA
- a CDS encoding DMT family transporter, whose protein sequence is MFKKPWFADFNLLLVALIWGSTFVIVQKAIAFLEPYSFNSVRFTIAALTLLLIIFLFNRSSLSHFTNKKIWSSGITLGFWLFLGYGFQTVGLLYTTSSKAGFITGLSVVLVPLFSYLLLKNKLNWQVGISSLLAVIGLYLLTIHNNLSLNVGDGYVLLCAISFALHIVFTGKFSSSYNAICLTVIQLLTVASFSFITAFIIEDWQQMFTVKMVLQPEVISALLITSFFATALAFLAQTHFQSFTTPARVALIFAMEPVFAALTAYILLHERLGLKSLLGCGLILLGMVLSEIKFNKNFIKRKLKEWDLT
- a CDS encoding HD domain-containing protein, with the protein product MKEQMMKQTEKFVKDKLRNESSGHDWYHIYRVKNLALNIAEKENADHFVCVMAALLHDIADEKIAGTEEEGLKEVKQWLESISVEKSYITHILSIISTMSFKGGNGKEMDSIEGKVVQDADRLDAIGAIGIGRTFAYSGAKGQLMYDPEIPVRETMTKEQYRNERSTAINHFYEKLLKLKHGMNTPYAKKLADDRHAFLENFLEQFFEEWEGRK
- a CDS encoding reverse transcriptase-like protein — protein: MNFSIEYMYKHPKSPLKVRFVSDPMSLAEALFTATDIEKTGRVSEMIFIDTKGVTWTKKELTKLTQVKKEEPKDISIYFDGGFKSETGTSGQGIIIHFSQNDITYRIKKNASLTNIESNNESEYAALWIAVKELEELGVQYEEVRIQGDSKVVIEQLKGEWPCYESNLQNWADKIETLFKKLQIEPVYQWVARNKNKDADHLVTQALNGKIIKAKKEVIDNS
- a CDS encoding DUF6123 family protein, whose product is MNENVLDDYISLLASKGFRLSDGDLHFVDFGRHYTDASEPQVKIALEVTLIKQLSFDGSYFIAILESLVSENITSKKKAYELLDRLQTNNERKQTCTVG
- a CDS encoding 2Fe-2S iron-sulfur cluster-binding protein, which gives rise to MARIDVRGFGTYEIENGKKLVNALEDNGIDILHRCGGKAKCTTCRVEVLSGDLGPIGENEANIIATKGLSGNVRLSCQICVSKDASINPVLTVTSEGLDAGPRPAEEC
- a CDS encoding 5'-3' exonuclease produces the protein MEKKEVLLLIDGFNLLSRCYFATAYGKEMHDLPRNSKGQFTNAIRVTIQKLLMLVRDHEPSHIVVAWDVKRDETLRREKFAEYKGTRNELPEPLIQQFETLVQLFDNIGITQLTIPRYEADDIIGTLAHRWRNERDGECIIYSNDRDLLQLLCEKTSQLISVKRDELKYTLNHFQEEYGITPAQWIDVKALLGDKSDNIPGVAGVGDKAALPLIQQYGAVESIYENFENLDPRYKRYLKKLEAGREMAVLSKDLCTIFTDVPDVVDRDLEECRYILDKQMVRNALEELEIQIRVG